One genomic window of Stieleria sp. JC731 includes the following:
- a CDS encoding CPBP family intramembrane glutamic endopeptidase: MDEEQIPINESPDELMFAWACGFELAIGIVGLVIAAVIGFDARAYLPRFEDIHPETLAKQIGIGAAAAFPMLIVVQLLMKIPHKSINAIKRLSDAPTMKAILSLSYAELIVLSLCAGIGEELAFRGCLLPWFAAIEDPSSSIINPYDVGEQFTLAPMSLLVAAVVFSSVAFGMLHPITKLYVVIASLMGIYFALLLITTGSLLIPIVAHATFDAVQFVIAKRELAEEEDDDQP, from the coding sequence GTGGACGAAGAACAGATTCCGATCAATGAATCGCCCGACGAACTGATGTTTGCCTGGGCCTGTGGTTTTGAATTGGCTATCGGGATCGTCGGTTTGGTTATCGCCGCGGTCATTGGTTTCGACGCACGTGCATATCTGCCTCGGTTCGAAGACATCCATCCCGAGACTTTGGCGAAGCAAATTGGCATTGGGGCCGCAGCCGCGTTTCCAATGCTGATCGTCGTTCAGTTGTTGATGAAGATCCCGCACAAGTCAATCAACGCGATCAAGCGATTGAGTGACGCCCCGACAATGAAGGCGATTTTGTCGCTCAGCTATGCGGAGCTGATCGTTCTCAGTTTATGTGCCGGTATCGGCGAGGAACTGGCATTTCGCGGCTGTTTGCTGCCTTGGTTCGCTGCCATCGAAGATCCCAGTTCATCGATCATCAATCCATATGATGTCGGCGAACAATTCACTTTGGCACCGATGTCATTGTTGGTCGCGGCGGTTGTTTTTTCCTCGGTTGCCTTCGGAATGCTGCATCCGATCACCAAACTTTATGTGGTGATCGCATCACTGATGGGAATTTACTTCGCGTTGTTATTGATCACGACCGGAAGTTTGCTGATCCCAATTGTGGCTCATGCAACCTTTGATGCGGTGCAATTCGTTATCGCAAAACGAGAGTTGGCAGAGGAGGAAGACGATGATCAGCCTTGA
- a CDS encoding sensor histidine kinase has translation MLERRSLRAPIVLGIVLIILVVVLGAIWATANFVSTPRGGLFWTLFIIGTVLLISILAGVIVYFTLTVKAFRLNQRQSNFIDSVTHELKSPIASLKLYLQTMSRHTVDENQQRDFHRIMLDDVERLDALINHLLDAARIDRGNQSKAAEVFRLDELLAQCAEASRMRYRLPEDVVRLECEPTSIRSQSVQVEILFRNLIDNAIKYGGSPPEVIASIRKSSEKSKSKSDQVIVTITDNGAGIPYDMRRKIFGRFVRLGSELERKTPGTGLGLYLVRTISKSLGATIRIRGRKEIDGTPGTVFEVTMKDTVPMPPPSDAN, from the coding sequence ATGCTTGAACGCCGGTCACTTCGCGCCCCAATTGTTCTGGGCATCGTGCTTATCATCCTGGTGGTGGTCCTGGGTGCGATTTGGGCGACAGCCAACTTCGTCAGCACACCGCGGGGAGGCCTGTTCTGGACGCTCTTTATCATTGGCACCGTGCTGCTGATCAGCATCCTTGCCGGGGTGATCGTCTACTTCACCCTCACGGTGAAGGCATTCCGTCTTAATCAACGCCAGTCAAACTTCATCGACTCGGTCACGCACGAATTGAAAAGCCCGATCGCATCGCTGAAGCTCTACCTGCAGACGATGTCGCGACACACCGTGGATGAAAACCAACAGCGGGACTTCCACCGAATCATGCTCGATGATGTCGAGCGACTTGACGCATTGATCAACCACCTCTTGGATGCGGCGAGAATTGATCGTGGCAACCAATCCAAGGCCGCCGAAGTCTTCCGCCTGGACGAATTGCTGGCCCAATGCGCCGAAGCGTCTCGCATGCGTTACCGATTGCCCGAAGATGTGGTCCGACTGGAATGTGAACCGACAAGCATCCGCAGCCAATCCGTCCAAGTCGAAATCCTTTTTCGCAACTTGATCGACAACGCCATCAAGTACGGGGGCTCTCCTCCTGAAGTGATCGCGTCGATCCGAAAAAGTTCCGAAAAGTCAAAGTCCAAGTCCGATCAGGTCATCGTCACGATCACCGACAACGGCGCTGGCATCCCCTATGACATGCGCCGAAAGATCTTTGGACGCTTTGTCCGCTTGGGAAGCGAGCTTGAGCGTAAAACCCCCGGCACTGGACTGGGGCTGTATCTAGTTCGTACGATCAGCAAATCGCTGGGCGCAACGATTCGCATTCGAGGCCGCAAAGAGATCGACGGCACCCCCGGAACGGTTTTTGAAGTCACCATGAAAGACACCGTACCAATGCCCCCCCCAAGCGACGCCAACTAA
- a CDS encoding methylated-DNA--[protein]-cysteine S-methyltransferase — MISLDHPKVLRDVAYRTYRHDSPLGQMRSVWTQAGLYSLLWESEADFTAEVLPADEDEMATDLDQRLSRYFATGQSDFGSIAIDHRDRTAFSKRVYEGCQQIDCGQTLTYKELAKRSGNEAASRAVGAAMARNRVVLVIPCHRVVSQQGGLRGFSAPGGLDAKRYLLDLETQ; from the coding sequence ATGATCAGCCTTGACCATCCAAAAGTCCTGCGTGATGTCGCCTATCGAACGTATCGGCATGATTCGCCTTTAGGTCAAATGAGATCGGTTTGGACTCAAGCCGGTTTGTACTCGCTGCTATGGGAATCGGAAGCCGATTTCACAGCAGAGGTGCTTCCTGCCGACGAAGACGAGATGGCGACCGACTTGGATCAGCGACTGAGTCGGTACTTTGCGACCGGTCAGTCTGATTTCGGTTCCATTGCCATCGATCACCGAGATCGAACCGCGTTTTCCAAGCGTGTTTACGAGGGCTGCCAACAGATCGATTGTGGGCAAACGTTGACCTACAAGGAACTGGCGAAACGTTCGGGAAATGAAGCCGCCAGTCGCGCCGTCGGTGCAGCGATGGCACGCAATCGTGTCGTCTTGGTAATTCCCTGCCATCGTGTTGTAAGTCAACAGGGCGGGCTGCGCGGGTTTAGCGCACCGGGAGGCCTGGATGCGAAGCGATACTTGTTGGATTTGGAAACACAATGA
- a CDS encoding class I SAM-dependent methyltransferase has protein sequence MSQSRFAFGDNWQAYLRFVDQSRIDEACQSLIKLLGLADSPQDLPTDLPLAGQSFLDIGSGSGLFSLAAWRLGASVTSIDYDRQSVACTEQLREREIGPTVDPGQQAEDASQPAGAEQIGAEQIRAGQSGAEQGSEGQGRPERDSDRRQTWRIMQGSVLDREWLESLGQHDLVYSWGVLHHTGAMDDAIRCASNQVRPGGILAIAIYNDQGGASRRWLAIKQTYHKLPAWMRPAWVVGIASVYELKFALARLVRGRNPLPFSDWKKKKYDRGMSAWYDWVDWIGGMPFEVATVERIVVPLERKGFQLINLRTVGSGWGCNEFVFRRSGQSMASWDKPIEA, from the coding sequence ATGAGTCAATCACGGTTTGCTTTTGGAGATAACTGGCAAGCCTACCTGCGTTTTGTTGACCAGTCACGAATCGACGAAGCCTGTCAGTCGCTGATCAAGTTACTTGGACTTGCGGACTCGCCCCAGGACTTGCCTACGGACTTGCCGCTGGCGGGTCAATCTTTCTTGGACATCGGTAGCGGAAGCGGTCTGTTTTCGCTGGCCGCATGGCGATTAGGCGCTAGCGTCACGTCGATCGACTATGACCGGCAATCGGTCGCATGTACCGAACAACTGCGGGAACGTGAAATCGGTCCAACGGTTGATCCAGGCCAACAAGCCGAGGACGCTTCCCAGCCGGCCGGGGCTGAACAAATCGGGGCGGAACAAATCAGGGCAGGGCAGAGCGGGGCAGAGCAGGGCAGTGAAGGGCAGGGCAGGCCAGAGAGAGACAGTGATCGGCGACAAACTTGGCGGATCATGCAAGGTTCTGTCTTGGATCGCGAGTGGCTTGAATCGCTCGGTCAGCATGACTTGGTTTATAGCTGGGGAGTGCTGCATCATACCGGTGCAATGGATGACGCAATTCGTTGCGCGTCAAATCAAGTTCGCCCCGGCGGAATTTTGGCGATCGCCATTTACAACGACCAAGGCGGTGCGAGTCGGCGTTGGCTAGCGATTAAGCAGACCTATCACAAGTTGCCCGCGTGGATGCGTCCGGCTTGGGTGGTGGGAATCGCATCGGTTTACGAGCTGAAATTTGCGTTGGCGAGATTGGTACGTGGTCGCAACCCGCTGCCATTTTCAGATTGGAAGAAGAAGAAGTACGACCGTGGGATGTCAGCCTGGTACGACTGGGTTGACTGGATCGGTGGCATGCCTTTTGAGGTAGCGACGGTGGAGCGGATCGTGGTGCCACTGGAACGCAAAGGGTTTCAGCTGATCAATCTACGCACGGTTGGCAGCGGTTGGGGCTGCAACGAATTCGTTTTTCGGCGGTCCGGCCAGTCCATGGCTAGCTGGGACAAGCCGATCGAGGCGTAA
- a CDS encoding response regulator transcription factor, whose protein sequence is MRQHILVVEDEKHLGVGIKYNLEAENYRVTLVEDGPTALRLIDGASEPIDLIVLDLMLPGMSGYAVCEAIRDSGVTTPVLMLSARTLPEDRARGFDVGANQYMNKPFELDELLSRVKNLLQLAAPKSTPQTSRRVRSTVEQIDFGQVNANFLTHEVAVNGSLVQMTPKQLKLLRYFVENPDRVISRSELLSEVWEISGNLQTRAVDQTVAQLRKVIEPEGANPIHLLTIRDAGYRFIIHPAQDAEGQDS, encoded by the coding sequence ATGCGTCAGCACATCCTAGTCGTCGAAGATGAAAAACACCTTGGCGTTGGCATCAAGTACAACCTCGAAGCGGAAAACTACCGAGTGACCTTGGTAGAAGACGGCCCGACAGCACTCCGTTTGATCGATGGGGCCAGCGAGCCAATCGACTTAATCGTGTTGGACCTCATGTTACCGGGAATGAGTGGCTACGCGGTCTGCGAAGCGATCCGTGACTCCGGTGTCACGACGCCGGTTCTGATGCTTTCCGCACGCACCCTTCCCGAAGACCGCGCGCGGGGATTCGATGTCGGCGCCAACCAGTACATGAACAAGCCATTCGAACTGGACGAACTGCTTAGCCGAGTAAAAAACCTGCTGCAATTGGCAGCCCCAAAATCAACACCGCAGACTTCACGCCGTGTCCGATCCACGGTCGAACAGATCGATTTTGGACAGGTCAACGCGAACTTCCTGACCCACGAAGTCGCAGTCAATGGCAGCCTTGTCCAGATGACCCCAAAGCAACTGAAGCTACTGAGATACTTTGTCGAAAACCCTGATCGCGTGATCAGTCGTTCCGAACTGCTAAGCGAAGTCTGGGAGATCAGCGGCAACCTACAAACCAGAGCGGTTGACCAAACCGTTGCACAGCTTCGAAAGGTGATCGAACCGGAAGGTGCAAACCCAATCCACCTGCTAACCATTCGTGACGCAGGCTACCGATTCATCATCCACCCGGCTCAAGACGCCGAGGGGCAAGACAGCTAG
- a CDS encoding ABC transporter ATP-binding protein, which translates to MSAPIVDIQQLKKTYHSWSLRGRCRVNAVRGVSLQAYAGEVFGLLGPNGAGKTTLIKMLLGVVQPSAGTATLFGQAIGSSAARRRVGYLPESLRVDRHHTARSALQYYGRMSRMDASTIRSRSDELLKLVGLEGRDRESVKRFSKGMYQRLGLAQALLHDPDLLVLDEPTDGLDPVGRNEVRKVIDRLRESGKTIFLNSHILQEVELVCTRVAILARGEIKAVGALDELSASDHQQLIIDMPAQDDLQVIDESQKELATKLRLGCDTVCGLSNYRGLHRLSVEVESQQQIDFVVDQLRQQGRSIARLVVKKESLEETFMRLVGTDEGGVS; encoded by the coding sequence GTGTCTGCACCTATTGTTGATATCCAACAGCTCAAAAAAACCTATCACAGCTGGTCGTTGCGTGGCCGTTGCCGCGTCAATGCGGTGCGTGGCGTGTCGCTGCAGGCGTATGCCGGTGAGGTGTTCGGTCTTTTGGGGCCCAACGGTGCTGGCAAGACAACGCTGATTAAGATGTTACTTGGCGTGGTGCAACCGAGTGCCGGAACGGCCACATTGTTTGGCCAAGCGATCGGCAGTTCTGCAGCTCGTCGACGCGTGGGCTACCTGCCTGAATCGCTGCGAGTTGATCGACATCACACGGCACGATCGGCACTGCAGTATTACGGTCGCATGAGTCGAATGGACGCGTCAACGATTCGATCACGCAGCGACGAACTGTTAAAGCTCGTTGGGCTTGAAGGTCGCGACCGCGAATCCGTGAAACGTTTCAGCAAAGGCATGTACCAACGCCTTGGGCTCGCACAAGCTCTTTTGCACGATCCGGACCTGTTGGTTTTAGATGAGCCGACTGACGGATTGGATCCGGTCGGGCGCAACGAAGTTCGCAAGGTGATCGATCGTTTGCGAGAAAGCGGGAAGACGATTTTCTTAAACAGTCATATCCTGCAAGAAGTCGAATTGGTGTGCACGCGAGTGGCGATTCTGGCACGTGGTGAAATCAAAGCGGTCGGGGCATTGGACGAACTGTCGGCAAGTGACCATCAGCAACTGATCATCGATATGCCAGCTCAAGATGACTTGCAAGTGATCGATGAATCGCAGAAGGAGTTGGCAACAAAGCTCCGGTTGGGGTGTGATACCGTTTGTGGGCTTAGCAACTATCGTGGGCTGCATCGCTTAAGCGTTGAAGTTGAAAGCCAACAGCAGATCGATTTTGTTGTCGATCAATTGCGTCAGCAGGGACGTTCGATTGCCCGTTTGGTGGTTAAAAAAGAATCGCTTGAGGAAACGTTTATGCGACTGGTGGGGACGGATGAGGGTGGCGTTTCGTGA
- a CDS encoding DUF1080 domain-containing protein, producing MKKRFLMSVGLLAASCAPLMAESPDGFVDLFNGKNLDGWHGRPHFSPIQFADLSDADREAKKSEWMEDAKQHWSVENGELVNDGHGAYLVTDKDYRDYELHLQYKTVPKADSGIYLKGNPQVQIWDPTNEKQFKHGCEKGSGGLWNNSAGAEGKDPLVKADKPFGQWNDVRIVQVGARTSVWLNDQLVVDHANMENYWDRKSPLFVSGPIELQTHGGEIRWRNMKIRELSSADANAILAKDDADKFSSIFNGTDLSGWVGATDGYEVVDGSIRCKKGSGGNLLTEKEYANFVARLEFRLPPGGNNGLAIRSPLKGNPAYEAMCELQVLDSTHPKYANLDQRQYHGSAYGMAAAARGYLRPVGEWNFQEVTVNGSKIKVELNGTVILDTDLSEVTEYMADSAHPGKDNVSGHFGFAGHGDAVEFRALSIQEL from the coding sequence ATGAAAAAACGATTTCTGATGTCCGTCGGTTTGTTGGCCGCCAGTTGTGCACCGCTGATGGCTGAATCCCCCGACGGCTTTGTTGACTTGTTCAACGGAAAAAACTTGGACGGCTGGCATGGTCGCCCCCACTTTAGCCCGATTCAGTTTGCCGATCTGTCCGACGCGGATCGTGAAGCAAAGAAATCGGAGTGGATGGAAGACGCTAAGCAGCATTGGTCTGTCGAAAATGGTGAACTGGTCAACGACGGACACGGCGCCTATTTGGTGACCGACAAGGACTATCGTGACTACGAATTACATCTTCAGTACAAGACGGTTCCCAAAGCGGATAGTGGCATCTATTTGAAAGGGAATCCTCAGGTTCAGATTTGGGATCCGACCAACGAAAAACAATTTAAACACGGATGTGAAAAAGGCAGTGGCGGGTTGTGGAACAACAGCGCGGGTGCCGAAGGTAAAGATCCTCTGGTCAAAGCCGATAAGCCATTTGGCCAATGGAACGATGTCCGAATTGTTCAGGTCGGGGCACGCACATCGGTTTGGTTGAATGATCAACTCGTTGTCGATCATGCGAACATGGAAAACTATTGGGATCGCAAATCGCCATTGTTTGTCAGCGGCCCGATCGAACTGCAGACGCATGGTGGTGAAATCCGTTGGCGCAACATGAAGATCCGCGAATTGTCGAGCGCGGATGCGAACGCGATCCTGGCCAAAGATGACGCCGATAAGTTTTCGTCAATCTTCAACGGAACCGATCTGTCCGGGTGGGTCGGTGCGACCGATGGGTATGAAGTCGTTGACGGATCGATCCGCTGCAAAAAAGGGTCGGGCGGAAACTTGCTGACCGAAAAGGAATACGCAAACTTCGTTGCACGTTTGGAGTTTCGTTTGCCACCGGGTGGCAACAACGGGCTTGCCATTCGATCGCCACTAAAAGGCAATCCAGCTTACGAAGCGATGTGTGAATTGCAGGTTCTGGATTCGACGCATCCAAAATATGCCAATCTGGATCAGCGTCAGTACCATGGATCAGCCTACGGAATGGCCGCGGCTGCTCGCGGTTACCTACGACCTGTGGGTGAATGGAATTTCCAAGAAGTCACCGTCAATGGCAGCAAGATTAAGGTCGAGCTAAACGGGACTGTGATTCTCGATACGGATCTTTCGGAAGTGACCGAGTACATGGCAGACAGTGCGCATCCCGGGAAGGATAACGTCTCGGGGCATTTCGGTTTTGCCGGCCATGGTGACGCGGTCGAGTTTCGAGCCTTGTCGATCCAAGAGCTGTAG
- a CDS encoding ABC transporter permease → MKPYWAIIVDSFHAALSSRILWIAFAAIWIFLLALAPIGYHEDYTTTFRWFDLDNGTQMKAMLARGLIDPKESETALGRISRIFPANVERQLRQVAKGEDVRIDKSALSDALNDALDNEDWYDAEAWKTTIRLRELRELDEKPDAELSESERRRRARLRIEAALPGVFSVQSARSVMLSYAGFEFPAFFAIGKTQFIGLINQFVIPVIMDWLLGFALIFIGILVTASIIPDMLQPGSLHLLLSKPISRTVLLLSKFVGGCAFVLLCVVQLVVGLYLIAGFRLDIWNIRILWCIPVAVFLFSVFFSVSLLAGLRWRSPTLSIGVTCMFGACVLVIGFIGGYFDGLVQRPDQIRHLAVAGDDVVIACRGGGLKHFNTESNQWDDLIETDFRRRDLIVPPVRLSDSMIVTAQIRNGRTNLYGSGSLDAQILKRDEQFEPLPGLRLPNGTRRMYVWKDSLLALNNTGVMAAPLQRVIESADTDESTDDEVDQEQDDESAASEESKTAEMIGASVWIADLLRMQGGATEGFEDILPSGLVLTDPVRMVFAPQLDSVIVYSRGRLVRLQADDQQESENALRLSIAMEQSMQDTDAAATVVSASGRAVVVARNEEPVRWVNAETLDTEMEFEVPGGDRLVAIEPIGQSERFAMLSTAGKVWLVRRTDDGIQTKALDLQDVTSIRYLDQSDELAVSHQIDSIDFMSFGNTSDFSRTVTRQIRPTLAGWRGIDRWLVTPLRTVTPQTGELSETVAALVSGKQSYAMGGNNEDDTEVVRLKIFRPILSCAFFTTAMLVISCMYFKRRDF, encoded by the coding sequence GTGAAACCGTATTGGGCCATCATTGTCGATTCATTTCATGCGGCCTTGTCGTCGCGAATTTTGTGGATCGCTTTCGCAGCAATCTGGATTTTCCTACTCGCACTCGCACCGATTGGGTACCACGAAGATTACACCACGACGTTCCGTTGGTTCGATTTGGACAACGGGACCCAGATGAAAGCGATGCTGGCTCGCGGTTTGATCGATCCCAAAGAGTCCGAGACCGCGTTGGGGCGAATCTCGCGAATCTTTCCTGCCAATGTCGAACGCCAATTAAGGCAAGTGGCCAAGGGGGAAGATGTCAGGATTGACAAGTCCGCTTTGTCGGACGCATTGAATGATGCGTTAGACAACGAGGATTGGTACGACGCGGAAGCATGGAAGACAACGATTCGGCTTCGTGAGCTTCGTGAGTTAGACGAAAAGCCAGACGCTGAGCTAAGTGAATCGGAGCGTCGTCGCCGAGCCCGGTTGCGAATCGAAGCTGCCTTACCAGGTGTGTTCTCGGTCCAGTCTGCACGGTCGGTGATGCTGTCGTATGCCGGATTTGAATTCCCCGCGTTTTTCGCTATCGGAAAAACTCAGTTCATTGGGTTGATCAATCAGTTTGTCATTCCGGTGATTATGGATTGGTTGCTGGGATTCGCGTTGATCTTTATCGGCATCCTTGTCACCGCATCGATCATCCCGGATATGCTGCAACCCGGTTCGTTGCACCTTTTGCTCAGCAAGCCGATATCTCGGACGGTGCTGCTGCTGTCAAAGTTTGTCGGTGGCTGTGCCTTTGTCTTGCTGTGCGTTGTTCAACTGGTCGTCGGTTTGTATCTCATCGCCGGGTTTCGATTGGACATTTGGAATATCCGAATCCTGTGGTGTATCCCCGTTGCGGTCTTTCTGTTTTCTGTCTTTTTTAGCGTGTCGCTTTTGGCGGGATTGCGATGGCGATCGCCAACGCTGTCGATCGGCGTGACATGTATGTTTGGAGCTTGCGTGTTGGTGATCGGCTTCATCGGCGGATACTTTGACGGGCTTGTTCAGCGACCCGATCAGATTCGTCATCTTGCCGTTGCCGGTGACGACGTTGTGATTGCGTGTCGCGGCGGCGGATTGAAGCATTTCAATACCGAATCGAATCAGTGGGATGATTTGATCGAAACGGATTTTCGCAGACGTGATTTGATCGTCCCTCCGGTGCGGCTTTCCGATTCAATGATCGTGACGGCCCAAATTCGCAACGGGAGAACAAACCTTTATGGCAGCGGTTCACTTGATGCACAGATCTTGAAGCGAGACGAGCAGTTCGAGCCATTGCCTGGACTGCGTTTGCCCAATGGGACGCGGCGAATGTATGTCTGGAAAGATTCTCTTTTGGCGTTGAACAATACGGGTGTGATGGCTGCACCTTTGCAACGGGTGATTGAGTCCGCCGACACCGATGAATCGACCGATGACGAAGTTGATCAAGAACAGGATGATGAATCTGCAGCATCAGAAGAAAGCAAAACCGCGGAGATGATCGGGGCTTCGGTTTGGATCGCCGATCTGCTGCGTATGCAAGGCGGCGCGACAGAGGGTTTTGAAGATATCCTGCCATCAGGATTGGTGCTGACCGATCCGGTTCGAATGGTTTTTGCGCCGCAACTTGATTCGGTGATCGTCTACTCGCGCGGCCGGTTGGTGCGTTTGCAGGCTGACGATCAACAGGAGTCAGAAAACGCATTGCGTCTTTCCATCGCAATGGAACAGTCAATGCAGGACACCGATGCTGCGGCAACGGTGGTATCGGCAAGCGGCCGTGCGGTCGTTGTCGCTCGCAATGAAGAACCCGTTCGGTGGGTCAACGCGGAAACGCTAGATACCGAGATGGAGTTCGAAGTCCCTGGAGGTGATCGACTGGTCGCGATCGAACCTATCGGTCAGTCCGAAAGGTTCGCGATGCTTTCCACCGCAGGGAAGGTTTGGTTGGTTCGACGAACTGATGATGGTATCCAGACGAAAGCGTTGGACCTTCAAGACGTCACTTCGATTCGATATCTAGATCAATCAGATGAACTTGCAGTGTCACATCAAATCGATTCGATCGACTTCATGTCGTTTGGCAACACAAGTGATTTCAGCCGAACGGTCACAAGACAGATACGGCCGACGCTTGCGGGATGGCGTGGGATCGATCGATGGTTGGTGACGCCTCTTCGGACGGTGACACCGCAGACCGGAGAACTCAGTGAGACCGTGGCCGCGCTCGTCAGCGGCAAGCAATCCTATGCGATGGGTGGGAACAATGAAGATGATACCGAAGTGGTTCGCCTGAAGATTTTTCGTCCCATTTTGAGTTGTGCTTTCTTTACCACCGCGATGCTGGTCATTTCGTGCATGTATTTCAAGCGGCGCGATTTCTAG